The Fibrobacter sp. genome segment CCTGCAGGCTGAAATTGACTTCTGTGCCGTCTGCAACCGGATTCCCGTTTACATCGGTGACAATTGCCGCGCATGGCAGAATAAATGTCCCGTCATTGGGGTTTATACCTTTAAGGATATTTGTTCTGATGGTTATGTATTTCGGCGGACCTGCAAAAGTGAATTTAACCGTGTCCGATTTGATAGTTGAAAAATTGCCGGCTGTGATCCAGACCTGGCGATAGAAGCTGGGTGTTTTGCCGGAAACCAGATAAGTAAATGCCGAACCGTCATCGGTGGTGATTGCCACCGGCGGATCGAGATATTCACCACCGCTGGGGCCATTTACAATATTAAATGCGATCCGGGCATCTTTGACTCTGTTGCCCAGGGAATCATAAGCCACAGCGATAATTTTTGCACGGCTTCCGTTTATGTTGATCACTTCCGGTGTACCCGAAAGAGTGATTTTCCTGACAGCATTTGCCTTGAAATAAAGCGGGAAAGATTTTGTTGTGATTTCACTGGATGTACGTGCTAGGACGTAAATTACAGCGGTGCTGGCGAAATGAGGATTGCGCAGGTAGAAACTCATTTTACCGCTGCTGTTTGTGGTAAATGTCCTGGCAAAGAGGGTATCGAGTTTACCAATGGTGACGCTGACCTGAACCTCGGCTCCCGGGATCGGGGTGACTCCATCGCCCTTAAGGTAAGTAACGTTTATAAGTGTGGAATCGGAACTGTCAGCTATGCATGCCTGACCTGCTGCAGTATCGATAAGGATGATATTGGAGGAATAATTCACTACTACGTATCCGTTTGCACCAGCGGCAGAAATACGTATTGTGTCCATGCCTGAGCCGGTACCATAGACTTTGCAGGTTGCCTCTCCGCGGTTATTGGTAACAGAGTCTGCCGATGCGATTATTGTTTTATCAAGCTGTTTGGAAAAATTGACCGGTTCACCAGCTATAGGATTTTTGGCTGCATCCAGAAGTGAAATGGAGATACGCGAGGTGTCTTTCCCGTTGCTGCCTATGCTTGGAGGTTCGGCATTGGCTGTGAGTTCGACACCTGTGAATTCCACCTGTGCGGTTTGCTGTTTTGAGGGATCGCTGCTCAGCACAGCAGTGATGGTAGCGATCTGGTTTCTCCTGTCGCTTGTCAAATAAGCAACAGCTTTACCGTCACTGTCAGTTGTTGCTTTTCCTGTAATCATCCCTGCTGTTGTGGAAAAAGTGATTACATCTCCGACAATCGGGTTACCGGATTTATTCTTGATGTAGACAGTAACGGGTGCTTTACTTGACCCGTCAGCGGCAATGAATTCCGGAGCCCGCATTGTCATCACTCTGGTGGTGATAAACTGGATAGAAGTATCCGCCGATGCGTATCCTTCTGATTTGTCAAATCCAACCACTTCCAGGCGCATTGTTCCCTCATAAGGGAGGGCCTTGATTGTAAATGAGCATTTGCCTGAACTGTTTGAATTTCCGGAGAAACTGTCAGTCGTGTCATCACCGGCTTCTGTTTTGTAATAACGGGTCAGCACGATGCTTTTACCGGAAAGCGGATTTCCGTTGCCATTTACAAAAGTAGAGGTAAGGACAGCAGAATCCGACTCCCTGGTCTGGAGAATGGTCTTGTTCAGTGAAAGGCGCATCACGAGACTTGTAACATTTATCTGTACAGATGATTCTGTGCCTGATGAGAAGATTGAGACCTGATCATATCCGTTGGACAATGCCTTTACTCTCGCTACTGCACGTCCCTCATAATTGGTTACGGAATCGCTGCTTAAGATTTTCAGATTGGATTTGGACCCGTTTTTCAGAGTAAAGTAAACCGGTGCCCTGGCAACGGGAATTCCTGATGCGTTCAGTACCTGAGCGGTTAAAACCGATGTGTCTCCGACAGCGATGTTTGTCTGATCAGACAGGATGGAGATTGTAACACCTCTGAAAGCAACTTCCGCCTCATCGCTCATCGATTTGTCTGAAACCAGAAATGCTGTTATAAACGCGGTGTCATTTATGTTTGAACTGATCAGTTTTGCTTTGGCTGTTCCATCGCTGTTTGTAACACTCTGCCCCGAATTTGAACATCCGCCCTCACCGACGATAATACCTGATGTAGACACAAACTGGACGCATTCATCGCTTACAGGATTGTGGTTTTCATTGAGCACTCTTACTGTTATAAAGGTATAATCCTGCCCGTCTGCTTTGATAATTGTCTTTTCAGGAACTACCTCTATGAGTTTCTGGATTTTCACCGGGGTGTTTGTAACCTCAAATCGTACAGTCTGGCGTGCGGTCGAACATTTTATCGAGATTTCAACTCTTCCGGGATTTTTATCCGTGAACCGCAGGGTAACCCGTCCGTTGTTATCAGAGATCAGAGAATCGTCAAGCAGGGTTCCTTTATTGGCTGAGGCTGTTACGGTCAATCCGGCCAGGGGCAGAAATGAATCGATAATACTTGTATCACCAAGGATCTGAACCCTGATGGCAAGTGTGTCGCCTAATCTGACATAAGCGCTTTCGGGGCTGGCGAAAATTGACGGTGTGATTTGATCTACAGATGGGTTCAGTTTTGGTCCGGTTGGTCCTGAGATGGCCGGATCACCGTTGTCATCACGGATTGTACAAAAGAATCCAAGCAGGAGTATCAGGCCGACCGTCCAGAGATTACGTATTGCGGTTCTCACAGAAACAACCCCCTTTTTCTTCATAATCTGAAATGTCCACTAAGGAGTGGAGACTTTTGGAAAGAATATACTTCAATTATAAGAATATTAATTTGGAAAAATCAATGACTAAAACTATAATAGATTCGTAAAATCCGGTAGGGTAATATCCCTCCGGAGAGAAAGGAAGATAGGGTAAGCGGTGGTTCGTGGAGCTAAAATAAGGGAAATCCATGCTGGATCTCCTTTTTATAATTCCGGTTTGAGGAGGGGGGATCTGGTTCTGGAGATAAATGGATCAGAAATATCTGATGAACTGGATTTCCGTTTTTTCGCAGCGGATTCTTTTCTGAATGTTGTACTCATGCGCGGGGGAAGAAAGCTGCGGTTTCAGGTTGAGCGGAAAGAGGGTGATTTCCTGGGCCTGGATTTTTATGAGAACCCCATAAACAGATGCTGTAACCGCTGTATTTTCTGTTTTATTGATCAGATGCCGCCCGGGTTGCGCAAGGGTCTGTACATTAAAGATGAAGATTTCAAGCATTCTTTTCTGAATGGCAATTATGTGACTCTCAGCGGGGCGAAGAAAAAGGATCTGGAGAAGCTGGCGTATCTTGGGATATCACCTCTTTACATCTCTGTACATGCGACAGATACGGAGGTCCGGAACAGATTACTGGGCAACCGCAGGGCTGCACCGATTCTCGATCAACTGGGATTTCTAAAAGAGATGGGGATTTCATTTCACACCCAGATTGTGGTTTGCAGAGGGTATAATGATGGATCTGTGTTGAATAAGACTGTAGAGGATCTTCTGGCACTGGGTCATTCTCTCCTTTCTATAGCAGTTGTTCCGGTGGGGCTTACAAAGTTTAGAAAGTTTCCTTTGACCGGGTTTGATTCTCCTTCTGCTGCATCGATCTGCAGGGAAATACAGTTGCTGAGCGACAGGCATGCAGAAATTGACGGTACGAGAAAGCTGTTTCTGGCTGATGAGTTTTTTATAAAGGGCGGGATGAGGATTCCCGGACGGAATTATTATGGTGACTATCCTCAGATAGAAAATGGAGTAGGACTGGTTCGGCAACTGCTCGAGGAGTGGAAGAAGGTGAAGAAAGCAGTTTCATCCAGGAGATCTTCAGGTAAAAACCGTCTTGTGCTCACATCTGTTTCAGCCTTCCCCTTTCTGGAAAAGATTATACGGGAAGCCGGGGAGAGGCAGAGCAGGAGTATCAGGCTTGTTCCGGTGGTAAATCATTACATGGGTGAGACTGTGACAGTCGCCGGTTTGTTATGTGCTAAGGATATTATAAGAGCCGTAAAGGAGGCTGACCCTGAGCGGAGAGCAGGAACTGTGGTGCTTCCGGAGGTGATGTTCAATTATGCCGGTTATACACTGGATGGATTTTCTTCCTCCCGGATTTCACGTATGCTGATGCGGGAGGTAAGGGTGGCCAATGGGCTCATGGATATTTTCAGGTGAGAAGAAATGGGAAGTGAATCAGAGAGTGAAATTCGTCTGAATCGATACCTGGCGCAGTGCGGGCTTGGATCAAGGCGAAAAGCGGATGAGATGATCGCATCCGGAAATGTTTTTATCAACGGTCAGAGGGTGACTGCTTTAGGTGCCCGTGTCCGGCCTGGTGTAGATAAAGTGGAATACCACGGCAAGGAGGTGAAGCCGCTTCGGAAACTGGAGTATTTTGCTTTTCACAAGCCCAGGGGGCTTATGGTGACTAAAAATGATCCTGAAGGCAGGCCTACTATTTACGATGCTCTGAGAAGAAAGGGACTGGACGCTGATCATCTTAACTATGCCGGGAGGCTGGATTTCAATTCAGAGGGTCTGCTTCTTCTTACCAATGACGGGGATCTTATTCACGCTCTGACTCATCCCAGATTCGGAATAAAGAAGGTTTATCTGGTGAAGGTGAACCGCAGATTGACAGATGAAGAGATTGTCCGGATGAAGGAGGGGATTGAATCTGAAGGACAGGTACTTCATGCCGCGGATGTGCGTCAGGTGGAACCGGAAACTGATGGGAGCCAGTGCTGGTATCAGATCGATCTTTTTGAGGGGAAAAACCGCCAGGTACGCAGGATGTTTGAGGGAATCGGGCTTCTGGTGAGCAGGCTGAGAAGAGTGCAGTTTGGCACATTGCGGCTTCATGATCTGCCCAGCGGAGAGCTTCGCCCATTGACACAACAGGAAGTTGCCGGTCTGAAAAATCTCGGATACAAGGAAAAAAAATGATGAAATTTAAAGCTGCGATTTTTGACCTTGATGGAACACTTCTTAATACGCTGCAGGATATTGCGGATTCGATGAATGAGGTGCTGAAAAACAATGGTTTTCCACAGCATGAGGCGGAGGCATACAAGCTTTTTGTGGGAGAGGGGATGAGAACCCTTGTTCGCAAGGTTCTTCCTGAGAAAGAGCGAGTCGATACAGTGATCGAGAAATGTCTCTCTGAAATGAGGAGAACTTATGGTTCCGGGTGGGCAGAGAAAACCCGTCCTTATGATGGGATTGAGAGCATGCTGAAGTGGCTTAAGGAGAACGGATTGAGGCTCTCTGTGTTATCCAACAAACCTCATGAATTCACCCTTAAATCGATTCGTCATTTTTTTGAAGAATCGATTTTTGAAATAGTGTTGGGAGCAGGAAAGTTCCCTGACAAACCCGACCCGGCATCTGCCATCTACATTTCAGAGCAGATGGGGATACCTCCATCTCAGTTTATCTACCTTGGAGATTCGGGTATTGACATGGCGACTGCGACAGGGGCAGGGATGTTTGCTGTGGGAGTACTGTGGGGGTTCCGGGGCAGAGAGGAACTTACTCTCAGTGGTGCTAATTTACTGGTAAGTAGCCCCGGGGAATTGATTGAATTCCTGGAAAATTCATGAAAGAGATCTTTTCTGTTGCCTTTTATCTTTCCTGGTACATTTAATATATTGAAATCAGGACACAGTGCTCACCAATTTTCAGGAGGATGCCGAGTGAAGCAGTTATTACAGATCTCAGCAGTTTTGATTGCCCTTTTTATGCCTGCACAGAGTCAGGCTCAGATGTCTATCAAATTCAGGGGCAGTGACGGTTGGGGATTGGGCAGCCGGTATGAGCAGATGTACAACAATTATTCGCTTCAGTCATATTATGGCACCATTTCCAAGATAGACACGGTGATACCATCAAACGATATGTCTTACGGGATCTGTTTCTCTCTTAAAACCAGCAATGAGGAGTTTGTGGTTCATCTTGGTCCTGCCTGGTTTGTGCTTCATCAGGATATGAACCTTTCTATCGGAAACAAAGTAGAGGTGAGAGGGGCGAAGGTTTCGATAAACAGTAAACCAACAATTATGGCTGCTGAAGTGAGATACAAGGACAGGGTGCTTATTCTCAGAGATCAGGACGGGTATCCCTACTGGTGTGCCTGGAGAAAGCAGTAGTGTAGTAAAGTTTTGTATCTGAATTATCTGCGCTTTCTGCACAGATAATTCAGACTTCACGGCTGTTTATTTATTCAACTTCGAAGACTCTTCGGGTTTTGTACCTGCTTAGCTTATATCTTAACACAAGAGAGTTACGGCTGCTGTTATAGTGAGTGCGTTTTTCAGCGGGAAGATCGGCAACTGATGCTTTCTGGAAACCCAGTTGCGAGAACCAGTCCGATGTCTGAGTGGTAAGAATAAAAACCGATTTAAGGCGAGCCTTTATCGCTTTTTCTATAAGATATTCTACTATTTTTTTGCCAATACCCAGATTAGTGTACATTTCATCGACTACTATTCCTGCAATCTCTCCCTGGCGGTCAGGAAAGGTATGCAGGGCTCCGCATGCGTGTATAGTGCCGTCTACATCGTAAACAACATAATCATCAACTTTGTCCTGGAGGTCAGAGACACTGCGTTTGACCAGGATTTTCTCCTCTATTGCAGGCTGCATCAGCGAGAGCACACCAGGGATATCCGCAATTGTCATTTGGCGGATATGGTCGTGCTGGTTGGCGTAGATCATGGTGCCAAAGCCCCTGCTGGAGAAAATCTCCTTCAATATCATTCCCTCAGCATGGCCGTTAATTATATGTACACGTTTAACCCCGCTTTCGCAGGCCCTGTGCGCAAGTCTTATCAGTTCCAGTTTCTCTTTGTCTTCTGAGCCTGAGTTCAATTCAAGAAAGGCAGTGGCTTGTTTCAGTGTTAGCTGAGAGATTACGTTGTCGCTTGATACATAAACTCCCTCAGGTATATTGAACCCGTCTGCGGATATTCCACCTTTGTCGGTTACAAAGAACAGCTTTGCCGCGTTCAACTGGATGCTGATTGTGAAGGCGAGATCGTTTGAGGAGAGGTTATACGGTTTGCCGTTGAGACTCCATCCAATATTGGGAAATATGGGAATAAGGTTATCATCGAGGACATTTTTGATGACGTCAATCTGGAGCCTCTCGACTATTCCGGAACTCTGAAAATCAATTCCTTCTCTTACTCCGATGCCCCGGGCCCTCACCCAGTTCCCGATTACCGCCTGTGCGCCGTTTTCTGCCAGCATGGTCATAATTTTATTGGATACATCGAAAGCGGCCATCTTGATTAAAGGGATTGCTTCCGGAGGTGAGATACGGATTCCGTTTGCTGACTGGCATTCGATTTTGTAGGTTTTAAGTATATCATCGATACGTGTCCTGGCGCCCGGGACCAGAATGATCCTTATTCCCATTTTGTGAAGAAGGACAAGGTCCTTGATAAAAACCGGGAAAAAGGGATTGGAAATGAGGACATCGTCGATTTTAATTACAAAGATCTCGTTTTTAAACTGGTCAATGTACCCGAATGCCTGGCGGATGATTTCGACTTGTTCTTTGAGTCTTGATTTGTTCATTTGAGAATTCGCTCCGGAATTTTGCCAAGAGATAAAAATACTATCTGCCTCCGGCTGGTGAAGTATTAGTAGCAGAGGTGGATAAATTGTCTGAAAAAGCCGGAAAATGAAACTACTGTAAAAAATTCTGCCATTTGCTATAATTATATGGATAAAGAAAAATGAGTACCGAACAGGCTTGCCCGATACTGAGGGTGTCAAGTAGAAACCGGCCCGGTCCGGATCAAGGAAAAGACATGAAAAAAAGAATGTTTCTGATTTTTCCCGCTTTTCTTCTGGCAGGATGTGCTCCCGGAATAGAATTGAGTGTTCTTGTCAGTATGATGGAGGATCAGGAGAACTATTTCAGGAATGAAGTTGTAGCTCCTTTTAAGGAGAAAGAGAAAACCGGACTGACGGCTGTTCATTACAGGAATCCTGACAGCCTTGAATATGAGATGAATAAAGAAACCGGGAAAGTTGCGCTTGTAAAAGTTCCGTTCGATAAGAGCAGATCTTTGATGGAAAAAGGGATTTTCAAACCGCTTGATTCTTTCCTGAGCAAGGAAGAACTTAAGAAGTTTGAGGATGATTACCTGCTGACCTCACTTGGAACCTTTGATGGAAAGATCTGCCTCATACCGAGGAAATTCGAAACGCGTGTGGTAGTTTACAGCAGAAGTAAAGTTGCGGATGCTGTGGGGGCGTGGAGAAAGTACAAGGAAAATATCGATCAGGAGCTAAAAAAGTATAACGGTTTCGGACTTCCGGCAACTTATATCCTTGAGGAGGATGTCAATGAGTGGGATTATTTTGACGTTTTTGTTGCCGGTTGGATCTGGGCTCATACTATCTATGACGGAAAGGTGATGCCGAGGGTGGCACACAGGGGACAGCGCAGCTCCGGAACATCACTTCGCCTCATCGACAGAGTCTTCCAGTTAAAGGGGGATTCCACAGATATTCTCACAATGAGTGGCAACAGTGTTGTGGATGCTTTCATGTGGGAAGCTGTATATGCCGCTTCCGGGGTTTACAATCCCAGGATGTGGGAGAAGCGGTGGAGCAATGAGGATATATGGCAGGGGTTTGCGGACGGGGAAGTGTTTTATTCTTTCATGACCCAGCTTGATTGCTTTTTTCTACATGGTACGGGAAGGGACAATCTTAACGGGTATTTTAAGAACCCTGATGACATGGGGGTTGCAACGATGCCTCAGGGGTGTTCCATCGAACTTGACTCCAGGGGAATGCCTCTGCGGGAAGGGAGCAGATCGATCACAACCGGCGGATGGTGGTGGGGTATTCCTCATGACACGCCTGATCCCAGACTATCCTTTAAAATCGCGACTCATGTGACAAGCACTCCTGTCCAGATCCAGGAGTGCAACCGTTTTGGCATGATTCCGGTTCGTAAGGATATTCTAAGTGACATGACCATGTTATTTGGCGGGGGCTGGATTACAGATGTCTATATTGTTTCCTTCAGGCAGTTGATGAACAATGGGCATACGGTTATCCCCGGTAACCCCTGTTTTGAGCAGATAGCTGCGATTTATCTGGATTGCTGGGATGATCTGGTTATAAACAAAAACTGGTCTTCAGACAAGCAGATACCACAGAGGGGGTATTTGGAAGAGATGATCCGGAATGTATATATACCAAAGGCGCAGAGAATTCTTCGGGTGAATACCTGCAAATCTGAATAGTTTTATTTAACGGTTTACATCAGACTTCATTATGGGAAAGACCGACCCTGTACTTGTCAAACTTCGTACTGCTTTTGACTCTGATCGCGGTAATGTCAGGAAGGCTCTGGATCTGGCTCGTTACTACATTGATCATGGTCATCTAAGGCAGGCCTCAGAGCTTTTCAGGGAAGTACTGAAAGAGAACCCACAGGATTTTAATCTGCTGCTTGAATATGGAAATCTCTGTTTTAAGAAGACAGAACTGGAAGATGCGGCAGGTACTTTCAGGACACTTACAGAGCTTTCTCCTGAGCGTATCGAGGGGTGGAATAACCTGGCGATAGTGCTCATCAGGCAGGGGAAAACCGAAGAGGCCAGACAGTGTGTTAAAAAGGTATTGAGGATCGATTCGGAGCACTCCGGGGCGCTTATCAATCAGGGTAATTTCTATTTCGATGAGGGAGAGTTTCAGAAGGCAGCAGATTGTTTCAGGAGTGTAGTTGAGAAGCATCCGGATTTTTCTGATGCCTGGTTTAACCTTGGTAATACTCTCAATGCCCTTGAAGATTATGCAGGTGCAAAGGGTGCGTTTGAGAAGGCGCTCAGGTATAATCCCGGTTTTACATCAGCAATGAAAAACCTGGGGTTTACGCATGAAAAACTGGGTGAAACAGAAAAAGCTGAACAGTGTTATATCAAGGCAGCCGGGATTAACAGGCTTGATTCCGGTATTCATGTGAATCTGGGGTCGCTTTACATCAGGCAGGGCAGGTATGAAGAGGCAAAGAGACATTTTTTAAAGGCTGTGCGCCTGGCTCCCAACAACATTATGGGGTGGACAGGTATCAGGCAGCTTGCTCTTCTCAGGGGTGATTTAAGCACTTTCACCAGATCCACACTGGCGGTTTTACCCCGTTTAAGTGATGAGGTTCTGGCTTGCAGTATCGAAATTCTCTATGAATTGAACCAGATTTCAAGGGCTGAAGCGCTCCTTTTTCAGGCTGATCGTATGGGTAAGGATGGAGATCTTCTGGATGTGCAGAGGCTGCTTATCTACAGGCGTAAGGGAATAAACCAGGGCAGGGTAGTGGCAATTTACAAACGGCTCTCGGGTATGTCTGATCCTCAGGATCAGGTCTTGAAGGGGCTGGCTCGGTTTTCTCTTGAGAATGGTTCATTCAATTCTGCAATCAGATTTGTGGAAAGGATGAGAAAGCCCGATGATGCATCCCGGGGGATACTCTGGCGTGCGATGCTGGGAAACAGGGAGATCGGGAAGGCAAAAGAGTCCGTGGAAAACTATATTAAAGAAAACCCGGATTATTTCGACAGCTATTTTATCCTTGCCAGAATCGAGGCAGAGAGCGGTAACAGGGCCGATGCAGAGAGAAATCTTATACGGGCTCTTGAAAACGGTTATACTGATCTGGAAGAGATAAACAGCAATCCGGACCTCAAGGAGATCTTTGATTCACTTGCACATCTTAAGGAAGTCTATCAGGATTGCCTTGACAAAACTTAATCTTTGAATTATTTAGTTATAAAGCCCGGAGGTCAGGAAAAATGCGCAGAGTAGATCGTTTACCGGAAACAATATTTGGAGTTGAGAACAGCACTGTAGATTCAAACCGTTTCTATTCGATACTTCTGGATGCCAAAGACAGGAGTGTTTCCATGAGCATGTGTGAAATTACCGAGAAGCTTCTGGAGGGAGAAAAGGAGAACGCCAAAATTGCTCTGGAGCAGCTTTGGAATCTCCGTAAAAACATCTTGACAGGTTCAAACAGCAACCTTGACCATTTAATCAGTTTCTACCAGGAGAAAATCGATATACTGAGAGACAAAGAGGAGAATCTGAAAAGAATCAGCAAGGATTCAAAAAAACTTCTGGAGGAAAAACGGAAGAGAGATGAAGAGATCGCAGAGATAAAACAGCAGATTTCTGAGAGCACAAAGCAGCTCAATGAGCTCACAAGCAAATTAGAATCTCTTAAGAGTAAAGAGCAGGAGCTTGCAGGTCAGGAGCAGAAGCTGAAAGAAGAGATCGACAGAAATGAGAATGCAATTATAAATGGGCTCTACGAGATTGTTTTCTCACATAAGGAGGAAAAGAAAACATCCGAAGAGAAGCTTCCTGTTGAAGCTGCGGAAAAGAAGGATGATGAACCTGAAGAGGAAACTGAGGCGCACATCGAAGTTAAAGATTCTCTGCCGCCTCCCATGGAGCAGAAACCGGCTCTGGAGATAATTGAGGAGAGTAAAAGTGATGCCGCCGAGCCCGCTATTCCTGAGACAAAAGAACAACCTGTCGTAGAGATAGAGATATCGCCTTTCCCTAAATCGGTTGTGAAGACCACAAGCGGGAAGATCATAGGTGAATATTATTATGACGGAAAAGTCTACAAAAATGAACGTCATTATATCTTCAACAGTAAATTTTTCTGTGATCAGCTTTTTCTCAAACACAAAATTCTTAAAAACTGTTTCGAGCAGGTGACCTACTCTGAGATCCTTCAGATGATACAGGATGCCTATAAGAGGATAACAGAAAACAACCGTCTCCACTTTGAAGTCTCCACAAACGAGATTCTCAATGAAAAAACTCTCAAACAGCTCTGGCAGGACATGAGGCTGAAATCTCTGGATGAAGCAGAGTGGTTTATTACAAAGCTGCGTGCGAAAATCGATGCGCTGGGATCTAATTACAACGCCATGCTTCAGGAACAGATGAAACGGTGCACAGTAAGTTGATTGTCAGGTCTGCAGTTGTTCTGCTTTTTTTTGTTTTCTTTCTGCATGGTGTTTCCGGGCAGGTGGAGAATCGGGAGAAAAACAGTTCTTCCGATACTGTCCTCAATTTGTCTGCTGATGTAGACAGTTCCGACAGCCTGGCAGGGGGGAGATCCTTTCCGGATAAGCTGAAAGGACTGGCAAAGGGTTTTTCCGGTGTCGTCGCTTTTGTAAAAAAGATAATTCCGGGAACCGGGATTATAACATGGATAAAAGTCAGGACTGGTAAGATTCTCTTTCTGTGTATCTCCCTTGTTGTCATTTTCTACACAATCAACTTTTATCGTCAGAAAACTGAAAAAACCCGGTTTTTGACAACCACAAGACTCTCAATTATGGATAAAGAGGTCCAGAGGGCATGCAGGAATATTGAGACCAATTTTGCTGATCCTGAGTTTTCTGTTAAAAAACTTTGTGAGGAGCTTGTAACCGGAGAGGCGTTTCTGGAGGCACTGTTTCAGAAGGAACTTGGGATGAGTGTGGGTGAGTTTATCGGGCAGGTAAGGATAAACCACGCCAGAATCCTGTTGAACAAGACTCCTTCCTTGACTCCAGAGGAACTTGCTTTCCGATGCGGGTTCCCGGATGCAGAGGCGTTTTCCAGATCGTTCCGCTCGATTGCAGGTATAGGGTTTTCTGAGTATGTAAAATCTCCGGGTATATCCCAGGCTGAACAGGATCAGAGATGAAAAAGACGGTAATGTTCCTTTTGGCTTTTTTCCTGGCTGCCGGGTTTCCTCTTGCGAAGCAGGACTCATTTACTGTTTCCGACACAATGGATCTGCTGCTTGAGGGGCTGTCGGCCGGAGATCTGCGCAGTTATCTGAGTGTGAGGAGTGATTCTGTTGAGTTCAGATCAGAGCTTATTACCCGTCATGTGAACCAGAGTGGTGAGGCTGTGCAGGCGAACCGCATTTCTGAGAGAAGGCGTTTTGGTCCTGATGGCTCTCTGGTGGAGGCTTTTCAGGAAGTTTCCAGCCCTGCGGGGAAAAACTTCTGGACGCTTCGCAGGAATTCCAGCGGTGAGTGGGAGTTGACTGTGAATGCCGGAGGGACCGGGAGTAAACGCATTGTCAAGAGTGTGAATGAAAACTGCAATTCAACCATCCAGATCTACAGAGGCATTTTCGGTTCATCTATCAAACCCGGTGATACCTGGGTTGATACTGCTTTTGAACTTATTTCAGGGCAGCACATCCATACCAGAACCACCTGTCGTCAGGTACCTTCAGAGAAAAACGGGTTCAGGTTTGTATTTGATACAAGAAGCAGCCTTTATGACAGAGATGAGGTCTGGGAGGTTGATAAGAGCGGGCATACTCTACTGCGTGAGGTTTATCCTTTTGTGGCAAAGAGAAAGGGTGAATCCGGCAAAGAGTACAGGACAGCGGACCTGTTTGAGGCGCTTTGTATAAAGAAGGAAAAGTTAGAGACATCTGAGAGGGTTGTTCTGGTCATCGATCCGGACATACTTCACTCATCCGTAAAGCCATTCTACACCGCAAACGGAGATCGTTTTACACTTCTGGATCTGCCCCGGAAATGTACCGGGAAGGAGGTTGCTGTTTCCGATTCACTGAAGAAGTATACTGTGCCGACCCCCACTATGCAGGTTACACATGAGAAGATTGTCAGTCATGCAAATTCACTCAGGGGAGATGCGGCAAACAGTTGTGAACTGGTCGGCAGGTATAACCGCTATGTATTTGAAAAACTGGACAAAAAAAATACAGCCACTTTTTCCAGTGCACTTGAGACACTCAATGCAGGATTTGGTGATTGTGGCGAACACGCTGTGCTTCTGGCGGCTCTGTTGAGGGCATCGGGAATACCTGCCAGGGTAGTTCTGGGGATGGTGTATGTTGAGCGAAAAAGCGGGTATTACTATCATGCCTGGGTGATGGCATTTACAGGGGAGTGGGTCTTTGCTGATCCGGCTTTCGGTATTTTTCCGGCTGCTACAGAG includes the following:
- a CDS encoding extracellular solute-binding protein — its product is MKKRMFLIFPAFLLAGCAPGIELSVLVSMMEDQENYFRNEVVAPFKEKEKTGLTAVHYRNPDSLEYEMNKETGKVALVKVPFDKSRSLMEKGIFKPLDSFLSKEELKKFEDDYLLTSLGTFDGKICLIPRKFETRVVVYSRSKVADAVGAWRKYKENIDQELKKYNGFGLPATYILEEDVNEWDYFDVFVAGWIWAHTIYDGKVMPRVAHRGQRSSGTSLRLIDRVFQLKGDSTDILTMSGNSVVDAFMWEAVYAASGVYNPRMWEKRWSNEDIWQGFADGEVFYSFMTQLDCFFLHGTGRDNLNGYFKNPDDMGVATMPQGCSIELDSRGMPLREGSRSITTGGWWWGIPHDTPDPRLSFKIATHVTSTPVQIQECNRFGMIPVRKDILSDMTMLFGGGWITDVYIVSFRQLMNNGHTVIPGNPCFEQIAAIYLDCWDDLVINKNWSSDKQIPQRGYLEEMIRNVYIPKAQRILRVNTCKSE
- a CDS encoding tetratricopeptide repeat protein yields the protein MGKTDPVLVKLRTAFDSDRGNVRKALDLARYYIDHGHLRQASELFREVLKENPQDFNLLLEYGNLCFKKTELEDAAGTFRTLTELSPERIEGWNNLAIVLIRQGKTEEARQCVKKVLRIDSEHSGALINQGNFYFDEGEFQKAADCFRSVVEKHPDFSDAWFNLGNTLNALEDYAGAKGAFEKALRYNPGFTSAMKNLGFTHEKLGETEKAEQCYIKAAGINRLDSGIHVNLGSLYIRQGRYEEAKRHFLKAVRLAPNNIMGWTGIRQLALLRGDLSTFTRSTLAVLPRLSDEVLACSIEILYELNQISRAEALLFQADRMGKDGDLLDVQRLLIYRRKGINQGRVVAIYKRLSGMSDPQDQVLKGLARFSLENGSFNSAIRFVERMRKPDDASRGILWRAMLGNREIGKAKESVENYIKENPDYFDSYFILARIEAESGNRADAERNLIRALENGYTDLEEINSNPDLKEIFDSLAHLKEVYQDCLDKT
- a CDS encoding helix-turn-helix domain-containing protein, producing MHSKLIVRSAVVLLFFVFFLHGVSGQVENREKNSSSDTVLNLSADVDSSDSLAGGRSFPDKLKGLAKGFSGVVAFVKKIIPGTGIITWIKVRTGKILFLCISLVVIFYTINFYRQKTEKTRFLTTTRLSIMDKEVQRACRNIETNFADPEFSVKKLCEELVTGEAFLEALFQKELGMSVGEFIGQVRINHARILLNKTPSLTPEELAFRCGFPDAEAFSRSFRSIAGIGFSEYVKSPGISQAEQDQR
- a CDS encoding transglutaminase family protein — its product is MKKTVMFLLAFFLAAGFPLAKQDSFTVSDTMDLLLEGLSAGDLRSYLSVRSDSVEFRSELITRHVNQSGEAVQANRISERRRFGPDGSLVEAFQEVSSPAGKNFWTLRRNSSGEWELTVNAGGTGSKRIVKSVNENCNSTIQIYRGIFGSSIKPGDTWVDTAFELISGQHIHTRTTCRQVPSEKNGFRFVFDTRSSLYDRDEVWEVDKSGHTLLREVYPFVAKRKGESGKEYRTADLFEALCIKKEKLETSERVVLVIDPDILHSSVKPFYTANGDRFTLLDLPRKCTGKEVAVSDSLKKYTVPTPTMQVTHEKIVSHANSLRGDAANSCELVGRYNRYVFEKLDKKNTATFSSALETLNAGFGDCGEHAVLLAALLRASGIPARVVLGMVYVERKSGYYYHAWVMAFTGEWVFADPAFGIFPAATERIPLIIDDTGESSVDIVKLIGRLKIEHVKGKQG